The region TTCCTCAAGGCTTTCCACACACTGAGGCAGAGTAACTCTAGAGCTCCTCAATCAGAAAATAACCAAGGCTTTTAATAGAAAGGATGGAACTTCCAAAGCCAGTGGTGGAACTTCCATAACTAGGCACATGATGTATCAGTATAATGAGGAGTGTTCCTAGGACCTGATCCCAGGAATAAAGATGATAAATCTTTACCTAACTACTGAGTAGAATGAATGGCTCTGGCCCCAAAAGTTTTGCCACAGAATCCAATTGGAATAGCTCATGTGAATTATATAAAGGTCACCAGTTTACAGGGAACAAAGTAAAATAGACAATAATTTTTTTgatgaaaattaaagaataattttttttctttttcagttaggAGACAACTATAAAAATTAGGAATAAAGGCAATAGAATTAAAATGGATCTAAGTTATCTCCCCCCAAACCTTTCTTTAAACTCTTGATATGTCTTTTTGTCAGGTCTTAGTCTTCTAAACTGAAAatgatgtattttttctttcctagaaAGCCTCAAGACATATTCTGTGTTGTTGAACAGCTTCTGAGCACAGTCCCTGAAGTTCAAACAAATGTCTTGATGTAGAGATGAAGGCAGAACCTGGAAGGGTAAGTTAATTTACATGGAGTTCTACTCAATTTTTATTCTCCAAAATCACATCCTCTCTTTTGCACTTtctaatatgtaaatatattcctACTTGAGTCATGGAAATAACAAAATTCAGGCTTCAATGCAGGTGAGATTTAaataatccttttttaaaaagttatataagATTGTAACTTCTGGGCTTTTCTGAGAGCTGGGGAGAGCAGAATACTTGATAGAACAATGGGAAAATAATCCACCTAAAACAATGTAGAACAAATCCTAAGAGCCCTGGTACTACTGGGGAGTTGTTGATAAGCAAAATTTCTGAGAAACTTAAGCAAAACCAGAGATCTGAGAAATATCCTTAGGAACTAGGAAGTTCAAGTTTTGGTAATTCCTGCAGTTTACATTTTCAAACTTTGAGAATATTTGGAAAGCTCATAATTATAaatgcaatgaaaatgaaaagatatttttaaaaagtgagtaatGTGAGAATTTGGAAAAGTAGAAATCCCTGGCCAGGAACACATTAGGCAAAATGGCTTGGTAGTTAGCATATTCTAATAACATGTATTCAGACATCTGGGGAGATGGATCAGGGCTCTCAGACCACTAGGGAATTTTTCCTTCTAGAAATTTAATGCCTACAGAGAATAAATCCTTCTCTGAAAATGCTTACTATACAGATACAGAAAACTGGTCAACCCGGATCTAAATGCTAAGCCAaacaattgtttttttcttaggataCTTTGAGACAAATCCTCTGGGAAGaaaatgactcagaaatgacTTACTAAGGGGAAAAACTATTCTATTTGATGGTTTGAGCTGTTATTCTCTATCATGGTCCAGTTTGATGTAACAAAGAGGAAATCGGACGCCATAAGGTAAAATACCTTTGTGAAACTCCATGCTAGAGCCCAGAATCAATGGAACCCAAGATCTGCACCAAGAGTGAGAATGTAGATAATTAAGTGGCCATTCAATTACCTATAAATCCATTACTATGATACTTCAGGCAGAGAGTAGCAGATTCTTCTAGAAATATCTGGTCAATATATTTTTATGATCAGATCACTTATGCACgtagtatattttttataattgattGGAGCCTATTTCAAATAGTAATTTCACTCTTACTAGAAACACTGAGCTGAGGAATACTTCAGAAGAGTACTACTTTAGTTCAGTTAACCAAACTATGTTCTGTGGAACTTGTTTTTTTAAGATATTGACAGTTGTACAATAAAAAGAAGCACTTCATGTCCAAATAAATTAGAGAAACCCTaccataaaaaatattaaacaggATTCTTATTTACAGGACTTTTCAGAGGATTTATTAGccttatgtatattttaaacttCCAAGAGGTGGTTACAAAATGCagtattttcccattttactaGTCTATGGGGTTCTTTCTTGGAAGAATGCTTCTTAATATCTCAAATAACTATTGTTCCATGGACCGGAGTATGGAAACCTCTAGGAGAGGACAGTCGCTCTTCTTCCAAAAATAATAACTAAATCTTTTCATGGATAGATTACTTTCATTTGACTAAGGCTCTTTTTGATCAAATTTTATTTTGACAGAAAATAGTAGTTAGAATCACAAAGCTCTTTTATTAATTGCTTAATGTTtccttatttaatttatttattggaCAGTCATAAGTACTTGCTCCATAGAATGTTgcaaaattaagataaaatattttctattaactTTGGAAGACTCTCCAAtttaagttcttttttaaatttgaaagaccTCATTCCATTTGCACATAAGGTGGAATTGATAGAATTTACAAAAAATCTTGATTTGCATTGCTAGATATAAAGTAATTGCCATAAGTGAGAAACGAATTTCTAAAAGATCTGtgataatcatcagggaagccaaATGAAAAATGACTTAGAAAGATTGAAGAATTGCCTATTTATCTCATTTTCCACCCTTCATAAAGGAAGAAATGCATTTAGCCATGCTACTTATCCAATTGGCAAAACAATTTCTGTAACTGTAACTTCTTTATTGGGgtcaatttaatttcattgaagTTCCTCAAAATTTCAAATACTAAAAAAGAGCCAGCTTTTTGAAGGTCAAAAACTCACAATCTGACATGTCAGAAACAAACCTCAGACACCGCATACTCCAGCTTACACCTGTCCAAATGGGGTCATTTTCAGGTGCCTCTCAAAATGTGTAAAGTATAGAAATTTCCTACTGTTCCTATGCTGATTAAGTATATCACACTTCATGAAAACTCTATATTCAGTGCTTTCTCAGATTATACAAATATATGCCTTGAAAgccattcattcaatatttagtCAATGAAATTGTCTCATTTGAACCAGATCACTGGTGGTAAAGGCATgaggccattaaaaaaaaaaactgtagtatttttaACTTTGAATAACAATCATTAATACAAAATGAATTGGGCAAATTTCTGTGGATGAGAGGAGCAAAAGTGTCAGATGATTTAACATACTAGTTTGTCCTCAGTAAAGGGAAAAAACCCAGTAATTTTTAATCCACCGTGTTTCTTCTTAGCTCTGTAAAAACAAGACACAGTCCTCTTGTCTATGCAAGGtaatttgcaaaataaaaaccaaaatctaCTTGGTCACGAAGCAGGGAGAAATGCTGAAGTTGCCCATTCAAGGTAATACTGTGTGTACAGACTGAATAGACAATACTGGAGTGGCAGTAGCTAGATGTTTCCTTAGACTAGCAGCCGTGCAGCCTTCAGACAGCTTTTGAACAGATCCTTAGTTGCATTAACGTCATGTTATGCATGGGTTACCCTGGTAAGTGCTGGCATCTGAGAATTACTTATTCAGAGAGTTTTGAACTTCTGAATGTTTGAACTCAGCTACAAGGTGAATCTCACCCTATGAGTATACATAACAAACAATTAACCCATTAGTAACAACTGATGAAAGTAAAATCAAGTTGTGGTTAAACAGACCATTTTCATCACTAACACCTACCTTCCATTTTACAGGGTCAGCTAGGGGCACACCATCTTCTGGAGAAACCAAAGGCTTTGTTACAGTAAACTGGTCCAGTGTGATATCACAAGTataaaaaatattccattctgtatcaAAACTAGGCACATGCCTTTATTTATAGTCACAGAATTAACAGAGTTGAGCAGTTTTGCCTCGGGTCCTGTTTCGGGCATCCTACATCAGACAGACGCATCTTTCACCATATCTGTGCTCCTACCTCCAGGGATCATCTGTATGTGAAGGAAGATGAACCACACTTGGGTCTTAGTGGTGAGTAACTAAAAGCACAACCTCTCATTCATATTGCTTTAAAACATATACAGCATATATGTttcaaaaaaaagtaaagaatataTTGATTTCTTTGTGGTGTAGAACCAACAATATGGTATGATGCAAGGCTTTAACAACTGATAATCATAGATACAAATTTTTCTGTAGAGTATGTTTTAGACAAATGTGTCTTTTTAATATGGAAATCCTACAttgtaggtgttcctttttatttcttttgtttttgcagTGGTAGAAAATGTTGAATAACTTGTCCATAAGCACAAGCCAAAGGTTCAGGTTCATTACTGAGATCCCCAGAATGCCAGTATTTGCAATGCAAACGATTAGTATCCCACTGTGAGGGCTCTGACACAGGCCTGCCTGCCTCTAGGTGGTGTGGAGCGGCTCTGCAAGAAGTCCTCCTGCTTCCGGGGACCCTGCTTTGACACAGGGCAGCTGCCCTAAGCTCCCTCTTCACCTAGTGCTTTCCTGGGCCAGGCCATCACACTGGTTACCAACAATGACACAGGAACAGTAGTGTGAGTGGGAGATCCTCAGATCATTTTCATGTTGAACCTTCTGGGTCCAGCCACCTCCCCTTCCACAACAGCACCATTGTTTTTTCGGGGCACATACTCAAGGTCAATGCTGTTTTTGTGCTTGCCTTTCCCTCGGCTCCAcacaaaaaggaggagaaaacaaaataaaaccactcCCAGGAATGTGAAGCAGCCCATAGCTGTAGACACCAGTATGGTTTTAAGGTCCAGGGAGAAAGTATTGGCATTAGTGCCATTGGAAATGGTGTCATTGGAATCGGTCATGTACATAGGGGTCCTGTTGGCATAAAGGAAGCGGTCTGAAGTGAATCCTTTCACAGTCAACGAGGCTGTGAAGGTGTCGTTCCCAGCAGCGTTGCTAGCGATGCAAACATACATCCCACTGTCCTGATCCTGGGCAAAGCGGATTTCCAAGGTTCCATCGCCCAACACGGTGGCTCTTCCATTGGACTTGGTGGTGATGAAACGCCTTCGAGGTGTCACCCAGGAAATCACAGGCTGAGGGTCTCCATCAGCACTGCATTCCAGCTGGACTGTCTGCCCTTCATCCACCAGTAGATGCTGTAACTTCTTTTCTCGGATTTTGGGTTTTTTGCAGGTAAAGTAAAAAGAAAGGGCAGTGCTGTGGAAGTCCTTGAATGACCTCTCACGAATGGTGTCTGGGCCAGCACACATGGGCTGCTGGCCACCAAAATGCAGGGTGGGATGTCGCTGCAGGATCCAGAGGAGCCGGCAGTCACAGGCCAGGGGGTTGTTATTGATGCTCAGGACCTCCAGAGCCCGAGGGGACGAGAAGACATTCTCTTCCAAAGTTTCCAGTAGGTTCTGAGACACATTGAGCACTCGAAGGAAGCGGAGCCCTTGGAAAGAGTGAGGCTCAATGGTGCGGAGCTGGGCCCCCACTATATGAAGCTCTTGAAGGCGGATCAGGTCAGAGAACATGCCTGCTTCAATAGTGCTGATGGGATTGTAAGAGAGATTAAGGTGGGTCAGATACACCAGGTGTTTAAGGGCAAGGAAGGGGACCGTGGACAGGTTGGTATTGG is a window of Manis pentadactyla isolate mManPen7 chromosome 3, mManPen7.hap1, whole genome shotgun sequence DNA encoding:
- the LINGO2 gene encoding leucine-rich repeat and immunoglobulin-like domain-containing nogo receptor-interacting protein 2, whose protein sequence is MLHPAGSCWQPLLGLTVVLVFMAPTAGCPARCECSAQNKSVSCHRRRLIAIPEGVPIETKILDLSKNRLKSVNPEEFISYPLLEEIDLSDNIIANVEPGAFNNLFNLRSLRLKGNRLKLVPLGVFTGLSNLTKLDISENKIVILLDYMFQDLHNLKSLEVGDNDLVYISHRAFSGLLSLEQLTLEKCNLTAVPTEALSHLRSLISLHLKHLNINHLPVYAFKRLFHLKHLEIDYWPLLDMMPANSLYGLNLTSLSITNTNLSTVPFLALKHLVYLTHLNLSYNPISTIEAGMFSDLIRLQELHIVGAQLRTIEPHSFQGLRFLRVLNVSQNLLETLEENVFSSPRALEVLSINNNPLACDCRLLWILQRHPTLHFGGQQPMCAGPDTIRERSFKDFHSTALSFYFTCKKPKIREKKLQHLLVDEGQTVQLECSADGDPQPVISWVTPRRRFITTKSNGRATVLGDGTLEIRFAQDQDSGMYVCIASNAAGNDTFTASLTVKGFTSDRFLYANRTPMYMTDSNDTISNGTNANTFSLDLKTILVSTAMGCFTFLGVVLFCFLLLFVWSRGKGKHKNSIDLEYVPRKNNGAVVEGEVAGPRRFNMKMI